The genome window GGAAGCCACATTATTAAAGATGCAAAACCCCATTGCCCTGCCTGCCTCAGCATGATGGCCCGGTGGACGTACAGCACAGAAAGCCCTCTCGACCACCCCTTCCCTGCAGGCATCCACCGCCTTTATAACTGCACCGGCCGCAAGAAGTGAGGCCTCCAGAGTACCCTCCGAGAGGTATGTGTCGGGGTCTAAATATCCCGGACCTGCACCCTTTATCCGCTCAATATATTCATGGGTGTGTACTCTTTCAATATCTTCAAATGAGGCCTTTTCAGGGGGTATCGGTAACAGAAGCCCGGCAAGCTCCGACCGGTTTATTCCTTCAACAATCGCCCTAAGCCTCTCAGGAGACTCAGGGTGCCCCTGCGGTGTCCTGTGGCTCAGATATACATCACTATATAAAAAACCGACCCTTTTCATGAGATTACCCGACGATCCTTACCTCATCAATCCGCCCTTCTCTTATCATAAAGGCCCTTACAACCGGTTTATCATGGATAAGACTGATAATAATATAAGCGGCGTCATCATAAAAGGCAAGACTCACATCCTTTGAAGAGGGGTATGCCTCGGCTTCGGGATGGGAGTGATAGATGGCAACCATTTTGAGGTTCTTTTCCCTGAGGTCCTTCATCACCTGAAACTGCTCCATTGAGTCCATAAAATAACTTACAGGGGAATGCTCGACGTTTGTCATTCTGAAGATCTCTTCCGCCCTGTCGTCGTTGCCCCCTACAATCCCGCACACCTCTTCGGGCGACCCCTCAAGGGCGTGCTCTATCATCTCGTTAAGGAGACTCTCCTCTATAAGTATCTCTTTCAATTTTCCCGGGATGCAAGGCCACGGACGCCGGGCTGTTGAAAACCAACTAAAAGTCACCCATGGAATAAATTCAGGGCAGGCTCCGGACTTGTTTCACGATCTCACAACATATTGTTTATATTCGATGCTGAAACAGGTTCAGCATGACAAACCGCCCGTGGTCGGACTTTTTCAACAGTCCGCGGTGATTACAGCATGCTAAGGCAATGCCGGTGTATGATTCAGCCCCGAGGTCTCTTCAAACCCCATCATAATATTCATATTCTGCACCGCCTGGCCCGATGCACCCTTTACGAGATTATCAATAGCCGTAACAACAATCACCGTTCCTGTCCTTTCATTCACTTTCAGTCCAACGTCACAGAAGTTTGAACCTCTCACATTCCTTATATCGGGGAACCGCCCTTCATCGAGAACCCGCACAAAGGGCTCCTTCCCGAAGGTCTTTCTGTAGAGTATCAAAAGTTCTTCCGTAGTATACTTCCCGGTGAGTCTGGAATAAATCGTGGTAAGTATCCCCCTGTTCACCGGCAAAAGATGGGGCGTGAAGTCTACCCTTACCGGTCTACCGGCAACCCTGGAGACCTCCTGTTCTATCTCGGGGGTATGTCTGTGAGTTGCAATGGCATAGGCCCTGAAGGACTCATTCACCTCACAGAAAGACAGGGAGGTATCCGCCTTTCTGCCTGCACCTGAGGTACCCGACTTTGAATCCACAACAAAACTGTCGGGATCAACGAGGCCCTTTTTGGCCAGGGGATATATACCGAGGATCGCACCTGTTGGAAAACACCCCGGATTGGCAACCAGCCGGGCTCTTCTGATCCGGCTCCTGTAAACTTCAGGAAGCCCGTAGACCGATCTTTTAAGCACCGTCCTGTGTTCATGCCTCACACCGTACCACGTCTCATATACGCGGGGGTCCTTCAGCCGGTAATCTGCAGAAAGGTCACAAACATGTTTTCCCGATTTGTAAAAGAAACTAACGGCTTCCTGGGAAGCTGCATGCGGGAGGGCCATGAAGAAGAAATCAGCCTTTTTGATGATCTTCCCGGGAATGAGCGATTCATAAGACAGGCCGGTTAACCCCTCCAAGTGGGGAAAGAGGGAACTGACACGCCTTCCCCGGGAGCGTTCAGAGGTAATTACTGTAATCCTGACGCCGGGGTGAGACAGGAGGATGCGAACCAGTTCACTACCGGTGTATCCACTTCCGCCACATATTCCGACTTTAAGCACTTTTTGACTTTTTCTGAATTGGATTTAAAACCGCAATTAACGTTTGGAAAACTGGAACCTCTTCCTTGCACCTGCAAGACCGTACTTCTTCCTCTCCTTCATCCTCGGGTCTCTTGTCAGCAAACCCTCCTTCTTGAGCTTCGGCCTGAGATCACTGTCGACAACCGTAAGAGCCCTTGCTATACCATGTCTTACGGCTCCTGCCTGGCCTGAAAGCCCGCCACCTTTTACACTGGCTTTGACATCCAGCTTGTTATGCATACCCACAAGCTCAAGGGGCTGACGAACAATCATCTGCAGGGTTTCACGGGGGAAATACCGCCCGACTTCCTTCCTGTTTACCTCGATCTTTCCACTACCGGGCCTCAGAATGACACGGGCAACCGATGTCTTTCTTCTCCCGGTAGCCTGATATGTAATCTCTCCCATTATGCGCTCCTTTCAGTACTTTCAGTATATTATAAATCTATTGTTTTAGGTTGCTGTGAATGATGAGGATGCTCCGGGCCGCGGTAGACCTTCAGTTTCTTCAGCATCGTTCTGCCAAGCCTGTTCTTCGGCAGCATACCCCGGACAGCAACCTTGATCACCTCTTCAGGCCTCCTGTCCAGCCTTTTCTTTGCCGTTTCCGCCTTTATACCACCGGGGTAGCCGGTATGGTGATAGTAGACCTTCTGTTCAAGCTTATTCCCTGTAAGTCTGATTTTCTCGGCATTTACGACTATTATAAAATCTCCCGTATCGGCATTTGGAGTGAACTGGGGTTTATGTTTACCCCTCAAATATGAGGCTATCCTTGTGGCAAGCCTGCCAAGGACCCTGTCTGAGGCATCAACGACATACCAGGTTCTTTCAACCTCACCTTTTTTGGCAAAAACAGTCATAATACATCACCTTCCTTAATAAAATTTCCGAATTGAAATATTACACAATTTCATGTGGTTTTGTCAATCACAAATTCCGTTTAAAAATAATAAAACAGCAGTTTAGGATAAAATATCCGGAATGGTCGATATCCTTATATTAACAGCAGCCATGGTAATTATACTTCTCCTTCTCAGGAGAAAGTGGAACGTCGGTTATGTCCTTATGATTGCATCACTCTTCCTGATCCTCACCTACCGGCTTACTCCCGACAGGATCCTTCTTGTGGTAAAAAATACCCTCACCGCTCCTATCACTCTGGATCTGCTGATAGCCCTCACCTTTATCAGAATCTTTGAATATATCCTCAGGGACGCAAGGGCACTTGAAAGGATGATGAAGGCCATGAGGGGTATCTTCAGGAACAAAAAATCAGTAATCATCTCCATGCCCCTGTTAATCGGTATGCTCCCTTCCGTTGGGGGCGCCTATTTTTCCGCACCAATGGTAGATGAAGCAACCAGGGACACCCCCCTCACCCCGGAAGAGAAGACCTTCACAAACTACTGGTACCGCCATCCCTGGGAATTCATACTTCCCCTCTATCCCGGTATCATTCTGGCGTCGGTCCTCACCTCGATCGAGGTGAGGACATTTATCCTCTATAACCTGCCCTATGCCCTGACGATGTTTATAACGGGCTTCTTTGTGCTGAATAAGGTACACGGAAAATACCCTTCCATTAAAGGAAACCCCCGGGAGATTATCCTCACCTTTCTCCCTCTCATATGGCTTCTTGTTATGGTGATAGTCTTCAAAATCCCTCTCCATTATGCACTGGTGATTCTGGTACTCTCCCTTTTTGTAATATACCGGTATCCCGTTAAAAAGATAAAGGAGGCATTCAGGTATGGATTCTCCCTTAATGTCATCACCCTCATCATCGGTGTAATACTCTTTAAGGAAACCCTGGAGCTGTCCGGCGCCGTCAACAATATCAGCATTTTCTTTTCGGAAAAGGAGATACCCCTTTTGCCGGTACTCTTTCTTCTTCCCTTTCTTACCGGACTTCTGACCGGCCTTACGGTTGGTTTCGTCGGCAGCAGTTTTCCCCTGATCATAACCCTTACGGGACATGACCCGCCGGCCTTCACTTTTGCCTTTGCAGCAGGCTTTTTAGGGGTACTTATCTCGCCTGTCCATGTCTGCCTTATCCTTACCAGGGAGTACTTCAAGGCGGATATCATGGGAACGTACAGGAAGATTTTCCCCGCTGCCGGGGCGGTTCTGATCGTGGCACTCATAGAGTATTTCATACTGAGACATTAGTCCCGGGAATGGAGGCGGAACGGCCTCACAGAGTGTTTGTTTCTCTGTCGGCAGGCTTGGCAGACAGAAAGACATAGAAATTTCAAAACAATATATGATAAAATTCTTATTTAACGTCATTTCAACAAAGGAGCTTAGAGGAGGATATGAAACTGACAGGGTCGGAAATACTAATTGAGTGTCTCAAAAAGGAGGGGGTCAACCAGCTCTTCGCTTATCCCGGCGGGGTTGTCCTCGACATCTTCGACTTCCTCTATGACGAAAAGGATATCAAGGTCATACTTACAAGACATGAACAGGCTGCAGTCCATGCTGCAGACGGCTATGCACGGGTTACGGGAAAAGCAGGCGTTGCCCTGGTAACCTCCGGCCCTGGTGCAACCAACACAGTGACCGGTCTTGCAACCGCATACATGGACTCCATCCCCGTAGTGGTTATATCGGGACAGGTACCCACAAAGCTGATCGGGAACGACGCCTTTCAGGAGGCCGACATAGTAGGGATAACAAGGCCCTGCACAAAACACAATTATCTTGTAAAAGATGTCCGGGATCTTGCGAGAATCATACGTGAGGCATTCCACATCGCAACAACAGGCCGTCCGGGACCGGTGCTCATAGACCTCCCACGGGATGTCACGGGAGCCAAGGCCACCTTCAGGTGGCCGGAGCAGGTGAAACTCAGGAGTTACAATCCGAAATATGAAGGCAACAAATGGATGATCAAGAAGGCAGCTCAGGCAATCCTGAAGGCAAAGAAACCGGTTATCATCGCCGGTGGAGGTGTCATCTCCTCAAATGCAAGCAAGGAGCTGAAGATCCTTGCCGAGTTAGCGGAAATACCCGTTATCATGACCCTTATGGGACTTGGTGCATTCCCCGGTACCCACAAACTCTCTCTCGGCATGCCGGGAATGCATGGATCATACTATGCAAACAAGGCTATCCAGTCATCCGACCTGTTGATAGCAACCGGGATGAGGTTTGATGACCGTGTAACCGGAAGGTTGCGGGATTTTGCCAGCAATGCCAAGATCATACACATAGACATAGACCCGACCTCTATCAGGAAGAACGTGCCCGTTGATATACCGATCGTGGGTGATGCAAAGAAGGTACTGAAGATCCTTGCCGAGGTCCTCAGGCAGGAAGAAAAACCTCAGTGGGAGGCAATCCGGAAATCATGGCTTAAGGAGATAGACGCCTGGAAAAAGGAACGGCCTTTAACGTATACCTTCAGTGAATCCGTTATAAAGCCCCAGTATGTTGTGGAGAAGCTCTATGCCCTAACAAAGGGCAACGCAATAATATCAACGGAGGTTGGACAGAACCAGATGTGGGCAGCGCAGTTTTTCAAGTTTGAAAAACCGAGGACATGGCTCAGTTCAGGGGGCCTTGGCACAATGGGATACGGCTTCCCCGCTGCCATGGGAGCGCAGCTCGCCTTTCCCAACAAGACAGTCATAGATATAGCTGGAGACGGGAGCATCCAGATGAATATTCAGGAACTGGCAACCTGTGTGGTTTATAACATACCGGTCAAGGTCGCAATACTGAACAACCACTACCTCGGCATGGTAAGACAGTGGCAGGAGCTTTTCTACAATGAGAGATATTCATGCAGTCATCTTGATGTCGTCCCTGATTTTGTAAAGGTTGCAGAGGCCTATGGCGCAGTGGGATTACGTGCGGAAAAGCCCTCTGAGGTCGAACCCGTTATCAAGGAGGCGCTGAAGGTGAAGGACAAGCCGGTATTTATGGATTTTCTCATAGAATGGAAGGAAAAGGTCTACCCTATGGTCCCGGCCGGTGCCGCCATTGATGAGATGATCTTTGGTGAAGAGGCGGAAACAAAGGAAAAGAAACTACGGGCTGTAAAATAGGGGGTTGGAGATGAGACATACAATAAGCATACTTGTGGAGAACAAATTCGGTGTTCTGTCGAGGGTTGCGGGACTCTTCAGTGGAAGAGGATATAACATCGAAAGCCTCTCAGTCGGCGAAACCACTGATCCGCAGATATCACTCATGACTATAGTTACCTCGGGTGACGACCAGATCATCGAACAGATAACCAAGCAGTTGAACAAGCTGATAGATATAATAAAGGTGGTTGACCTTACCGAGGTGGACCATGTTGAACGGGAGATGGTCCTTGTAAAAGTAGCACCCAGGCAGGAGGACAAGGCCGAGGTGTTACGCCTTACAGAGATCTTCCGTGGCAGGGTGATTGACTCCAGCCCCAAGACCTATACCGTTGAGATTACCGGAGATGAGAAAAAGATAGCTGCCTTCACAGAGCTTCTCAGGCCCTTTGGGATCAAGGAGTTTGTCAGGACCGGAAATGTTGCCATTGCCCGTGAAGGGATCAAGAAGGAGAAGTAAAAAGATATCAACGGCATGTTGAAAAGGGCTGTCCTCTACCTGAGAATGATCAGGTTCTCACATTCCGTCTTTGCCCTCCCCTTTGCTTTCACAGCAGCACTGCTTGCAGCGGACGGGATACCTTCCCTGAAAAAGATCCTCTGGATCGCCGTTGCAATGGTAGGTGGACGCTCCTCTGCCATGGGGCTTAACAGGATTATCGACCGCAAGATGGACGCCCTGAATCCAAGGACTTCAAAGCGGGAGATCCCTTCAGGCAAGATCGGGCTGACCGAGGCCTTCCTCTTTACTCTTATATCTACCGGCGTATTCATCTTTGCAGCGTATATGCTGAACCCCCTCTGCCTTAAGCTGTCTCCCTTTGCGCTGGCCTTTTTTGTTTTATACCCATACACAAAGAGGTTCACATGGCTCAGTCATATCGTACTCGGCATCTCCATTTCAGGTGCAACAATTGGGGCATGGATAGCGGTAAGGGACAGCTTCAACCTAAAAATAATACCCATGGCCCTTGCAGTTGTTTTCTGGCTGGCAGGGTTCGACATACTTTACGCCCTGCAGGATATGGATTTCGACAGGGCATCAGGTCTTTACTCGGTGCCGCAGCGTTTTGGCATCAGGAACTCAATCCGTCTATCAAGGATTTCCCATATTCTCACATGGCTACTGCTGTTATCGACGTCTTATATCTTCAACCTCGGCGTCCTCTTTTATTCAGGCATTTTCATCGCCGGCGGACTGCTGCTCTATGAACACTCCCTCATAAAAACGGATGACTTAAGCAGGCTGAACATGGCGTTTTTTAACATGAACGGCTATATCAGTGTAACGGTCTTTATCTTTACCCTCCTGGACATCCTGTTATGATTCTCTCTTAATGAGAGTCCACCTGTCCTTTTTCCCTCTCTTTAAATCACCGGCGTCCCGTGATAACACCGTCTCCTATCAGTCGGATCAGTCCTATCAGTCGGATCAGTCGGATTAAGGAACTTGTCTCTTCGTGAATTGTACGGAATCCGGGTTAAAGTAAGGGGTGCCTCCACCCCTGGAGGGAAAGGGATGGAGGCATGTGTGGGACTAAACCCTATCTCGAGGGGGCGGAGATAGGGTTTGGTAGGTGTCTCTATGATATCACAAAAGGAATACTTTTTTCATCTGGCGAGAGGCTCATTTACAGCCCTTTGACCTGATTAATAACCAGGATGGAACCTTTAGCCCTCGTTTTTGAATCTTTTCAATCATTTGCTCTCTCACGGAGCGATTTACACCCCCTCAAAGAAGTCTCCTGTAGGCTCTTCTGAGAGAAACCGCAGCGTAGAGATAGATTGAGGCAACCACCAGCAAAATTATCAGCAATGTATCTATCATATTTTATCTTAGCACAAAAGGAGCTCTTCCCTGTATCAATGCCCTTCAACCCAAATCCGCCGTTTGATTCGCGGATCAAATTGAGGGCAGGTGGGCAATGGCTTTGAGCGGTTTCCAGACAATCGTTATGCTTCACCGGGATTGCTTGCCCCGGAGGCGGGCAGGAGGCCCGCCGAGAATGAGACGAAAAGCCATTACCCACCTGCCCTCTTCATGGATTGATGGAATCTCTACCGGCAAT of bacterium BMS3Abin08 contains these proteins:
- the ilvH gene encoding acetolactate synthase isozyme 3 small subunit, with translation MRHTISILVENKFGVLSRVAGLFSGRGYNIESLSVGETTDPQISLMTIVTSGDDQIIEQITKQLNKLIDIIKVVDLTEVDHVEREMVLVKVAPRQEDKAEVLRLTEIFRGRVIDSSPKTYTVEITGDEKKIAAFTELLRPFGIKEFVRTGNVAIAREGIKKEK
- the ubiA gene encoding 4-hydroxybenzoate octaprenyltransferase, which produces MLKRAVLYLRMIRFSHSVFALPFAFTAALLAADGIPSLKKILWIAVAMVGGRSSAMGLNRIIDRKMDALNPRTSKREIPSGKIGLTEAFLFTLISTGVFIFAAYMLNPLCLKLSPFALAFFVLYPYTKRFTWLSHIVLGISISGATIGAWIAVRDSFNLKIIPMALAVVFWLAGFDILYALQDMDFDRASGLYSVPQRFGIRNSIRLSRISHILTWLLLLSTSYIFNLGVLFYSGIFIAGGLLLYEHSLIKTDDLSRLNMAFFNMNGYISVTVFIFTLLDILL
- the argC gene encoding N-acetyl-gamma-glutamyl-phosphate reductase is translated as MLKVGICGGSGYTGSELVRILLSHPGVRITVITSERSRGRRVSSLFPHLEGLTGLSYESLIPGKIIKKADFFFMALPHAASQEAVSFFYKSGKHVCDLSADYRLKDPRVYETWYGVRHEHRTVLKRSVYGLPEVYRSRIRRARLVANPGCFPTGAILGIYPLAKKGLVDPDSFVVDSKSGTSGAGRKADTSLSFCEVNESFRAYAIATHRHTPEIEQEVSRVAGRPVRVDFTPHLLPVNRGILTTIYSRLTGKYTTEELLILYRKTFGKEPFVRVLDEGRFPDIRNVRGSNFCDVGLKVNERTGTVIVVTAIDNLVKGASGQAVQNMNIMMGFEETSGLNHTPALP
- the ilvI gene encoding acetolactate synthase isozyme 3 large subunit; its protein translation is MKLTGSEILIECLKKEGVNQLFAYPGGVVLDIFDFLYDEKDIKVILTRHEQAAVHAADGYARVTGKAGVALVTSGPGATNTVTGLATAYMDSIPVVVISGQVPTKLIGNDAFQEADIVGITRPCTKHNYLVKDVRDLARIIREAFHIATTGRPGPVLIDLPRDVTGAKATFRWPEQVKLRSYNPKYEGNKWMIKKAAQAILKAKKPVIIAGGGVISSNASKELKILAELAEIPVIMTLMGLGAFPGTHKLSLGMPGMHGSYYANKAIQSSDLLIATGMRFDDRVTGRLRDFASNAKIIHIDIDPTSIRKNVPVDIPIVGDAKKVLKILAEVLRQEEKPQWEAIRKSWLKEIDAWKKERPLTYTFSESVIKPQYVVEKLYALTKGNAIISTEVGQNQMWAAQFFKFEKPRTWLSSGGLGTMGYGFPAAMGAQLAFPNKTVIDIAGDGSIQMNIQELATCVVYNIPVKVAILNNHYLGMVRQWQELFYNERYSCSHLDVVPDFVKVAEAYGAVGLRAEKPSEVEPVIKEALKVKDKPVFMDFLIEWKEKVYPMVPAGAAIDEMIFGEEAETKEKKLRAVK
- the rplM gene encoding 50S ribosomal protein L13, yielding MTVFAKKGEVERTWYVVDASDRVLGRLATRIASYLRGKHKPQFTPNADTGDFIIVVNAEKIRLTGNKLEQKVYYHHTGYPGGIKAETAKKRLDRRPEEVIKVAVRGMLPKNRLGRTMLKKLKVYRGPEHPHHSQQPKTIDL
- the rpsI gene encoding 30S ribosomal protein S9 — encoded protein: MGEITYQATGRRKTSVARVILRPGSGKIEVNRKEVGRYFPRETLQMIVRQPLELVGMHNKLDVKASVKGGGLSGQAGAVRHGIARALTVVDSDLRPKLKKEGLLTRDPRMKERKKYGLAGARKRFQFSKR
- the mec gene encoding cysO-cysteine peptidase, yielding MIEHALEGSPEEVCGIVGGNDDRAEEIFRMTNVEHSPVSYFMDSMEQFQVMKDLREKNLKMVAIYHSHPEAEAYPSSKDVSLAFYDDAAYIIISLIHDKPVVRAFMIREGRIDEVRIVG